The Planktothrix agardhii NIES-204 genomic interval AGATAAACAGTCCCAACTCCTTACCCAAACGGCGATGGTCACGTCGGATGGCTTCTTGCTTGCGGCGTTTATGTTCGGCTAATTGTTCGGGAGTTTCCCAAGCTGTGCCATAAATTCGTTGTAATTGAGCTTTGGTTTCATCCCCACGCCAATAAGCCCCCGCTACACTTTCGAGTTCAATCGCATTAGGGTCAATATCAACCGTATTCTCAACATGGGGCCCCGCACACAAATCCCACCATTGTTCGCCTAGATGATAGAGGGTAATGGGTTCCTGTAGGCCTTGTAGGATTTCTAGTTTATAGGATTCTCCTATTTTCTGGATGCGTTGTTGGGCTTCTTCCCGACTAACTTCTTCCCGAATTACGGGGAGTTTCCGTTTGATAATCTTAACCATCTCCTTTTGGATGGATTTTAAATCCTTTTCGGTAAAGGGTTCGGGACTATCAAAATCATAATAAAACCCATTTTCAATCCAAGGGCCAATGGTGACTTGTGCCTTGGGAAACAGTTTTTGAACTGCCATTGCCATAACATGGGACGCAGTATGCCTAATCCGTTTTAAACTCTCGGATTCACTGGTTTTAGGCAAATGGACTTTTTTCTCTAAGGGTTCTTGAGAACCCTCTAACTCTGATATAGACATTGATTAAAGTTACAAAAGCAAAATAAAAGTTTCTTAATTCAATTGTACAGAACAGAGGAAACAAAGAGAAAAAACAGACTTAACACTCCCCAACTCCCCTGCTCCCCAACTCCCCTGCTCCCTTACTCAATTGTCACTTGGGACGTATCAACGCTCAAAGTTCCGGCTTGAAATTCGGCAATATTAACTGCTTTTTCCAGAAAACCTGGGCTGGGGACTTTGCCTTTGAGAACAACAGTTCCGCCTTTCTGGGACACCCACAGGGAACCAATATCTTTGAGTTCGGGGTCTTCATCAAAAGCTAAAGTCACCCGTTTAGCTAATCCGCTTTCATCATATTCTCCCGCAATTCCAATGCGTTCCGGGGGAAGGGAAGCACTAGCCGCCGCCTGTTTTACCACATCATTATCCGGTTTACCAGGAATTCCACCAGTGAGACTACCAAAAATACGTTCAAACCATGCCATAAAATCAAATATCCTAATTTAATTAATAATAATATTTTAGTTTAATGGAGATCGGTTTTAGAAGCAAGCCATTTTTGCAATTCTTGTTTTAATCCTTTTAATTCTTCTTCGGGTAATTGATGCCCAAAACGATAGGTTTTGCGACGTGATAAAAATAAAATATTGGGTTCTTGGGTCACAATTTCTAAGCTCGGATAAAAATTACCCTGATTATCGGTGGTTCTAATTAAGTTAATTTGTTGAATTTGGGAGATTTCTCCTCGTTTGCGAAAGGGTAAATAAGAAGACCAGAAAATCTCAAAGGTTTTATTATTAAAATTGAGTTGAACTTTTTCAAAGGGTTTATAATCAATAATAGCCTTATATATCAATAATACTATACTAACAGGAATCCCCAATAAAGTCAAATAAAATAGAATAATTAACCCTAAATCAATCTGTTCAAAAATAGCCGGATTTAAAATAGTATAAAGTTTGTAGGTAATGAAAGAAGCGATCGCACCCAATCCCAATCCTTTAATGATCATCGATCCTGGAATAATTTGCCAACCCTTTTTTAATAAACTGATTTGATTTAATAAAATTTTCTGGACTGGAGAAATATATTGTAGGGAAAACTGAGAGGGAATATCAACTTTTAAATTATTAGAAGATTGGGATAATTTTAAATGGGGTTCTGAGGTCTTTTTCAAAGACTGTTTGGGTTGATAGTTTAACGCATATAAAGCCATTTGAGCAGTAGCAAAACGAGATTCTACTGCGGGTTCTATTAAGGTTTCTAACCAACTTTTAAACGCCGGATCTAGGATATCCCCGTTAAACTTCATTTTAAACTTTTCTTGAGGTAATTCCGCCGGAGGAACACCCGTTAAGAGATGAATTAATGTGGCTCCTAAACTATATAAATCAGAAGATTGAACGGCTAAACCGCCAAATTGTTCAATAGGAGTATATCCAAAAGTTCCCACCACAGTAAAACTTGATCCGGGGGTTCTCGGTTGAATTTGTACCGAACCTAAATCAATTAAATAAATATGATGATCTTCTCCCCAAATTAAATTACTAGGTTTAATATCTCGATGTAAAATAGGGGGATGAAGTTGATGTAAATAATTGAGATTTTCTAAAACTTCAAATCCGATCCAGTAGAGTTGTTGTTGAGTAAATAGATGATGATTGTCTAGTTTTTGTTTAAGAGAATGACCAGGAATATATTCAGTAACTAAAGCAAACCAAATATTTTGATCATCTAGGGAAAAATAATCTCGATATTTAACTAAACGAGGATGATTTAATTGTTTTAAAACCTGTGCTTCCCGTTCTAATAATTTTAAATCCTCCCATTGCATTGAACCTCCTAATGCTAATAATTTGACAACCGCTTTATCTTTAAGTAATAAATCATCCGCTAACCAGGTTTGGCGAATCGGATTTTCATTCAGTTGGCGTTTCAGTCGAAACCGATGATTAAGCAAAGTTCCCGCAGTTAGCATGATCTGGTGAGCGCTCAAATAAAGGTTGCTATTATATTGTATAGCAGGGAACAGGGAACGCCGGATCTGGGTGGAGGATGTGTAATTGATTTTGCTTAGGTACTTATTATCAAAGAAATTTATTGTAACTTTCCCCGTCTAATTTTTCCCCATAACTGTTGATACTGTTTCACGGAATTGGGCGAAAGGGGTTCGAGAAAATCACTTTTTTTTAAAATAGCTTGATCAGGAAATAATAGAGGATTTTCCCTTAAAGATTGGGGTAACTCTTGGGGGTTCATTCCCAAAATAATTGGGGATGTTGTTCCGGTTAATAATGATAGTTGAGTCGCAACTTGAGGCAACCAACAAAAATCAATCCAATTATCTGCTAAAGTGGCGGTAGGAGAAGATTGAACCTCCGCAGGTTTGACCCATAAATCTGACCATAAAGCCGTCCCAGATTGAGGAACAACGGCGGCTAACCCGTTTTGATATTGAACTTCTGGAGAAATATCCGTAGACCAACCCACCGCCAACCAAGTATCCCCTAAAATCAACGGTTTGAGATAACTATTAGAATCATAAAGTTTAATATTTTGATGGAGTTTAAGCAGTTCAGATTCTAAGTTTTTGACTTTACTTAAATCGGCTGTATTATAAGA includes:
- a CDS encoding serine/threonine protein kinase yields the protein MLTAGTLLNHRFRLKRQLNENPIRQTWLADDLLLKDKAVVKLLALGGSMQWEDLKLLEREAQVLKQLNHPRLVKYRDYFSLDDQNIWFALVTEYIPGHSLKQKLDNHHLFTQQQLYWIGFEVLENLNYLHQLHPPILHRDIKPSNLIWGEDHHIYLIDLGSVQIQPRTPGSSFTVVGTFGYTPIEQFGGLAVQSSDLYSLGATLIHLLTGVPPAELPQEKFKMKFNGDILDPAFKSWLETLIEPAVESRFATAQMALYALNYQPKQSLKKTSEPHLKLSQSSNNLKVDIPSQFSLQYISPVQKILLNQISLLKKGWQIIPGSMIIKGLGLGAIASFITYKLYTILNPAIFEQIDLGLIILFYLTLLGIPVSIVLLIYKAIIDYKPFEKVQLNFNNKTFEIFWSSYLPFRKRGEISQIQQINLIRTTDNQGNFYPSLEIVTQEPNILFLSRRKTYRFGHQLPEEELKGLKQELQKWLASKTDLH